From the genome of Thermosynechococcus sp. NK55a:
AGTAGACTCAACCACTTGACGCACAGTGGCGGCATCATCCACACACACGACCCGGGGCGATCGCCGCCAAGAAAGGGGTGGAAATGTACGGGTGTGGCCATTGGTTCCCCAAGAACTGACTTGTAAGTACCCTTTATGAAGATAGGGCAGCAGGAGTTTGCCCACAGTCACGCCATCTCGTCCCAGTTGTCGACTCAGGCGGCGCAAGGTGATGGGCGCGCGCACAAAGGGCTCCAGTTGACGAAACCACTGATCCGCTGGATCGTTGCCCGTGGGTTTAATATCCGTCAGTTCAAGGGATTGATCCAAGGAACGCAATTCTGGATGCAGTTTTTTCCATTCCTGCAGATGACTCAGGCTGTCATTGAGTAGCGCCGTTAGGGAGAGATGGTGCCATTGGGGAGTGAGGGGACTCGCACTATAAAACTTAAACCAAGCGCGATTGAGGCTAACAACGTCAAAGAGACTCTCCCGCAGCAGCGCCCGCCACACGCTATGGATTTGATTGAGCTTGCAATAATCAAGGAGCCACCACAGGCATTCGTATTCCACCCAACTGGCACCGGCTTTGCTTTCGATGAAGCTATCGGGACTTGGCCAAGGAATGTCCTGTCCATAGAGCAGATCCTGCAACCGCTCTAAACTGTGGCTGTGGCGATCAGCAATGTAAACCAAATAACCATGATTCAAAAACAGAAGCCACGTACGACCGGCATCATCTTCGATGTACAGTTCCCCAGTGCGCTGGCCAAGGGCAAGGGTTTGGCACAGCGTGTAG
Proteins encoded in this window:
- a CDS encoding response regulator, producing the protein MNILCRGQLTGDRYNNAMEGCLNDTDIYTLCQTLALGQRTGELYIEDDAGRTWLLFLNHGYLVYIADRHSHSLERLQDLLYGQDIPWPSPDSFIESKAGASWVEYECLWWLLDYCKLNQIHSVWRALLRESLFDVVSLNRAWFKFYSASPLTPQWHHLSLTALLNDSLSHLQEWKKLHPELRSLDQSLELTDIKPTGNDPADQWFRQLEPFVRAPITLRRLSRQLGRDGVTVGKLLLPYLHKGYLQVSSWGTNGHTRTFPPLSWRRSPRVVCVDDAATVRQVVESTLQAAGYEATAIAHPLTALSLIFQLNPDLIFLDIAMPELDGYEFCTLLRHTPRFRYTPIIMLTSLVGWSDRLRAKVAGATDYLSKPFSTQELLTITHHYIGAAPPVTSLTDEFFSDVLEPKSGLETSH